From Endozoicomonas sp. 8E, the proteins below share one genomic window:
- a CDS encoding NADP(H)-dependent aldo-keto reductase, with protein MEYRKLGRTDINVSVLCLGTMTWGEQNTEQEAFAQLDRAVDYGVNFIDTAEMYPVPAREETYSLTESIIGSWIKQRGKSNDLVIATKVCGPGLKYIDGGRMMTPKHIHKAIDGSLKRLGVEAIDLYQLHWPDRNTNFFGKLGYAHHHGFDGTPVEETLSALDELVKAGKIKHYGLSNETPWGVMEHLRISGEKHLPRAVSIQNPYNLLNRSFEVGLAEIAHREQVGLLAYSPLGFGALSGKYIGGARPENARLTLFPHYQRYDSPQSRRAIEAYVQLAKDSGLDPAQMALAFVTSRPFLTSNIIGATTLEQLESNLASSDLQLSESLLEEIESIHTLQPNPAP; from the coding sequence ATGGAATACAGAAAACTGGGGCGCACCGATATTAACGTCAGTGTCCTTTGTCTCGGCACTATGACCTGGGGCGAGCAAAATACCGAACAGGAAGCATTTGCTCAACTGGATCGAGCTGTGGACTATGGTGTCAATTTTATTGACACTGCAGAAATGTATCCCGTACCGGCCAGGGAAGAAACTTATTCCCTTACAGAATCTATCATTGGTAGCTGGATAAAGCAGCGTGGCAAAAGCAATGATCTGGTCATTGCCACCAAGGTCTGCGGTCCCGGCCTGAAATATATAGACGGTGGCCGGATGATGACACCGAAACACATCCATAAGGCCATTGACGGCAGCCTGAAACGACTGGGCGTTGAAGCCATTGACCTTTATCAGCTGCACTGGCCTGATCGCAACACCAACTTCTTCGGAAAGCTCGGTTACGCTCACCACCACGGTTTCGACGGGACGCCGGTAGAAGAAACGCTTTCAGCCCTGGATGAGTTGGTTAAGGCCGGCAAGATCAAACACTATGGCCTCTCCAATGAAACCCCCTGGGGCGTTATGGAGCACCTCCGTATCAGCGGCGAAAAACACCTGCCAAGAGCCGTCAGTATTCAAAACCCCTATAATCTGCTGAACCGTTCTTTTGAGGTAGGTCTTGCTGAAATAGCCCACCGTGAGCAGGTAGGTCTTCTGGCGTACTCACCACTGGGATTTGGTGCTCTTTCGGGTAAATACATCGGCGGTGCGCGACCCGAAAACGCCCGATTAACGCTATTCCCTCACTACCAGCGCTATGACTCGCCTCAATCTCGCAGGGCCATCGAAGCCTATGTCCAGCTGGCAAAAGATTCAGGTCTGGATCCTGCCCAGATGGCACTGGCATTTGTCACATCCCGCCCTTTCCTGACCAGCAACATTATAGGCGCCACCACTCTGGAGCAACTGGAGAGCAACCTCGCTTCCAGCGATTTGCAGCTATCAGAATCGCTGCTGGAAGAAATTGAAAGCATTCACACCCTGCAGCCTAACCCTGCGCCCTGA
- the rpe gene encoding ribulose-phosphate 3-epimerase yields the protein MRDFIIAPSILSADFARLGEEVDNVIAAGADWVHFDVMDNHYVPNLTIGPMVCKALRKHGVTAPIDVHLMVNPVDRIIGDFIEAGASMITFHPEASDHIDRSLQMIREGGCKAGLVLNPATSPDVIEYVIDKLDMILLMSVNPGFGGQKFIPSTLRKLRHVRKMIDDSGLDIHLEVDGGVCVQNIRQIAEAGADAFVAGSAIFNAGDYHDVISQMRTELSKAESL from the coding sequence ATGCGTGACTTTATTATCGCCCCCAGCATACTTTCGGCTGACTTTGCCCGTCTTGGAGAAGAGGTAGACAACGTCATTGCTGCCGGAGCTGACTGGGTACACTTTGATGTCATGGATAACCATTACGTGCCCAACCTGACCATTGGCCCCATGGTTTGCAAGGCCCTGAGAAAGCATGGCGTTACAGCTCCCATCGATGTCCACCTGATGGTCAACCCGGTTGACCGCATAATCGGAGATTTTATTGAAGCCGGCGCCAGCATGATCACCTTCCACCCTGAAGCCTCTGATCATATTGATCGCAGCCTGCAGATGATTCGTGAAGGTGGCTGCAAAGCCGGTCTGGTATTGAATCCGGCAACCTCTCCCGATGTGATTGAATATGTGATCGACAAACTGGATATGATTCTGCTGATGTCCGTAAACCCGGGCTTTGGTGGCCAGAAATTCATTCCTTCGACTCTGCGCAAATTGCGCCACGTTCGCAAAATGATTGACGACAGTGGGCTGGACATTCATCTGGAGGTAGACGGCGGCGTTTGTGTACAAAACATTCGCCAGATCGCTGAAGCCGGCGCAGATGCTTTTGTTGCCGGTTCAGCCATCTTCAATGCCGGGGACTATCATGATGTTATCAGCCAAATGCGGACAGAGCTTTCCAAAGCAGAATCCCTCTGA
- a CDS encoding phosphoglycolate phosphatase produces the protein MKLFELLDSPVQLIMYDLDGTLVDSAPDLATALDKMLIELNLPEAGNEKARLWVGNGIPSLVKRALADDMMGDQPGVVEEGIFAKALERFKHHYAIEVGQHSALYPGVFTFLSQIHKAGIRQAVVTNKSEIFTNPLLKRMGIDHFFELSVGGDSLNEQKPHPLPLQHTMKHFDCNTQNSLMIGDSSNDVKAARAADVKVVGLPYGYNHGEPIESAHPDLVIDSLTDLL, from the coding sequence ATGAAGTTGTTTGAATTGTTGGACAGCCCCGTTCAATTAATCATGTACGATCTGGATGGCACGCTGGTTGACAGTGCCCCCGATCTGGCAACAGCCCTGGATAAAATGCTGATAGAACTCAACCTGCCTGAAGCGGGTAATGAAAAAGCCAGACTCTGGGTAGGCAATGGCATTCCATCCCTGGTCAAAAGGGCTCTGGCTGACGACATGATGGGTGATCAACCCGGTGTTGTCGAAGAAGGTATCTTTGCCAAAGCTCTGGAGCGATTCAAACACCACTACGCCATTGAAGTTGGCCAGCACAGCGCTCTTTACCCCGGCGTATTCACCTTCCTCAGCCAGATTCACAAGGCGGGCATCAGGCAGGCTGTGGTAACCAACAAATCCGAAATCTTCACCAACCCACTGTTGAAGCGTATGGGCATTGATCACTTCTTTGAACTCAGCGTAGGTGGTGACAGCCTGAACGAGCAAAAGCCCCACCCCCTGCCTCTTCAGCACACCATGAAGCACTTTGACTGTAATACGCAGAACAGCCTTATGATCGGGGACTCCAGCAATGACGTAAAAGCGGCCAGAGCTGCAGATGTAAAAGTGGTGGGCCTTCCCTATGGCTATAACCATGGAGAGCCGATTGAGTCTGCACACCCCGACCTTGTTATCGATAGTCTGACGGATTTACTATGA
- the trpE gene encoding anthranilate synthase component I, protein MTPEAFSRLAREGYNRIPVTREILADLDTPLTTYLKLANGRYSYLLESVEGGEKWGRYSMIGLPCRTILRVSGYSPDCKVTLETDGQIVEEHNPEDPLTFIKQFQQGYKVAELPDLPRFTGGLVGYFAYDTVRYIEERLKRTAPKDELNNPDIMLMVSDELVVFDNLSGKLILVTHADPSEPAALEKAEFRLDDLVRRLQTTNVLPPAQASLNPARENDFKSGFGQEAFEGAVETIREYILAGDAMQVVPSQRMTIPFDSSPLNLYRALRSTNPSPYMYYMDLGDFHVVGSSPEILARLEDGEVTVRPIAGTRKRGATEERDKALEQELLNDPKELAEHLMLIDLGRNDVGRVAKTGSVSLTDKMIIERYSHVMHIVSNVTCRLKDGMDAMDVLKATLPAGTLSGAPKVRAMEIIDELEPVKRGVYGGAVGYLAWNGNMDTAIAIRTAVIKDRKLHVQAGAGIVADSVPEMEWKETMNKGRALFKAVAMAQTGLSAASSNQKQTGERN, encoded by the coding sequence ATGACGCCTGAAGCATTTTCTCGTCTGGCCCGCGAAGGATATAACCGTATTCCTGTAACCCGGGAAATCCTGGCGGATCTGGACACACCCTTGACCACTTACCTGAAGCTGGCCAATGGTCGCTATTCATACCTGCTTGAGTCCGTGGAAGGCGGAGAAAAGTGGGGACGCTACTCCATGATTGGACTACCGTGCAGAACCATACTCCGGGTGTCAGGCTACAGCCCTGACTGCAAGGTCACACTGGAAACCGATGGTCAGATTGTTGAAGAGCATAACCCGGAAGACCCTCTGACCTTTATTAAACAGTTTCAACAAGGCTACAAAGTGGCTGAGCTCCCTGATCTGCCCCGCTTTACCGGCGGACTGGTAGGCTACTTTGCTTACGACACGGTCCGTTATATTGAAGAACGACTGAAACGAACAGCACCAAAAGATGAGCTAAACAACCCGGACATCATGTTGATGGTTTCTGATGAACTGGTGGTATTTGACAACCTCAGTGGCAAGTTGATTCTGGTGACTCATGCTGACCCGTCAGAACCTGCTGCCCTGGAAAAAGCAGAGTTTCGACTGGATGACCTGGTGCGGAGGCTGCAAACGACCAACGTACTGCCACCGGCACAGGCTTCACTGAACCCTGCCCGGGAAAATGATTTCAAATCCGGTTTCGGTCAGGAAGCCTTTGAAGGTGCAGTAGAAACTATCAGAGAATACATTCTGGCTGGAGACGCTATGCAGGTGGTTCCATCCCAGCGCATGACCATTCCTTTTGACAGCTCACCACTCAATCTTTACCGGGCTCTGCGCAGCACTAACCCATCTCCCTATATGTATTACATGGATCTGGGTGATTTTCATGTCGTAGGCTCATCACCTGAGATTCTGGCCCGTCTTGAAGACGGTGAAGTCACCGTCAGACCTATCGCCGGTACTCGTAAACGTGGTGCTACCGAAGAGCGGGATAAGGCACTGGAACAAGAACTGCTGAATGACCCCAAAGAACTGGCAGAACACCTGATGCTCATCGACCTGGGAAGAAACGACGTTGGACGTGTAGCAAAAACGGGCAGTGTTAGCCTGACCGACAAGATGATCATTGAACGTTACTCTCACGTTATGCATATAGTGTCGAATGTCACTTGTCGTTTAAAAGACGGTATGGATGCCATGGATGTGCTCAAAGCAACACTGCCAGCAGGTACTCTCAGTGGCGCACCGAAAGTACGCGCCATGGAAATTATTGATGAACTGGAACCTGTCAAGCGCGGGGTTTACGGCGGAGCAGTGGGTTATCTGGCATGGAACGGCAACATGGATACTGCCATTGCCATTCGCACTGCCGTGATCAAAGATCGCAAACTCCACGTACAGGCTGGTGCAGGCATTGTCGCCGACTCAGTTCCCGAAATGGAATGGAAAGAAACCATGAATAAGGGGCGAGCCCTCTTCAAAGCCGTTGCCATGGCTCAGACAGGTCTGTCTGCTGCTTCCAGCAACCAGAAGCAGACAGGGGAGCGAAACTAA
- a CDS encoding aminodeoxychorismate/anthranilate synthase component II, whose product MLLMIDNYDSFTWNLVQYFGELGQEVVVHRNDHITLEQIQTLNPERIIISPGPCTPNEAGISMKAIAQFSGKKPILGVCLGHQSIGQVFGGKVVRARLVMHGKVSPVYHKGLGVFTGLPNPVTTTRYHSLVVEKESLPDCFEITAWTQHEDGSMDEIMGIRHKTLPLEGVQFHPESIMTDRGHDMLENFLKQ is encoded by the coding sequence ATGCTTTTAATGATCGACAACTACGATTCGTTCACCTGGAATCTGGTTCAGTACTTTGGCGAACTGGGTCAGGAAGTGGTAGTGCATCGTAACGACCACATAACTCTGGAACAGATCCAAACCCTCAACCCGGAACGTATAATCATTTCACCCGGCCCCTGCACACCCAATGAGGCCGGTATCTCCATGAAAGCCATTGCTCAATTCAGTGGCAAGAAGCCCATTCTTGGTGTCTGCCTGGGACACCAGAGCATAGGTCAGGTCTTTGGTGGCAAAGTAGTCCGAGCCCGGCTAGTCATGCATGGAAAGGTTTCACCTGTTTATCACAAGGGGCTGGGTGTATTCACAGGCCTGCCCAATCCGGTCACAACAACCCGCTACCACTCACTGGTTGTTGAAAAAGAGAGCTTGCCAGACTGTTTTGAAATTACCGCCTGGACTCAGCACGAAGATGGCAGCATGGATGAGATCATGGGGATTCGCCACAAGACCTTACCCCTGGAAGGCGTCCAGTTCCATCCGGAATCCATCATGACCGACCGAGGCCACGACATGCTGGAAAATTTCCTGAAGCAATAA
- the trpD gene encoding anthranilate phosphoribosyltransferase — translation MNIKEGISRAVSRLDLSRDEMMSIMRDIMTGQCTNAQIGSFLTAMRMKSESIEEITGATQVLREMVTAVEVNADHLVDIVGTGGDGAHLFNVSTASSFVAAAAGASVAKHGNRGVSSSSGSADLLERAGIQLGISPEQVARCTEQVGVGFMFAPAHHSAMKNVVGVRKELGIRTFFNILGPMSNPASVKNLVIGVFTRELCRPMAEVLRELGNKHIMVVHSMDGLDEISIASETFVAELKDGEIHEYVIKPENFGIESRSLIGLSVEGSGDSLALIRDALGKWEGEYANKAADMIALNAGAAIYVSGVASSLQEGIAMAQDAIASGLGLEKMRELASFTQVIAEG, via the coding sequence ATGAATATTAAAGAGGGCATTTCCCGCGCTGTCAGCCGTCTTGACCTGAGCCGTGACGAGATGATGAGCATCATGCGCGACATCATGACAGGCCAGTGCACCAATGCCCAGATTGGCTCATTCCTGACCGCCATGCGCATGAAAAGCGAAAGCATTGAAGAAATTACCGGGGCCACCCAGGTACTGAGAGAAATGGTTACCGCGGTTGAGGTTAACGCTGACCACCTGGTGGATATTGTCGGCACCGGGGGTGATGGTGCACACCTGTTCAATGTATCAACCGCTTCCTCATTTGTCGCTGCCGCCGCCGGTGCCTCTGTTGCCAAGCACGGCAACCGGGGGGTATCCAGCTCCAGCGGCAGTGCTGACCTGCTGGAAAGAGCAGGCATTCAGCTGGGTATCAGTCCTGAACAGGTAGCACGCTGTACTGAACAAGTGGGGGTGGGCTTCATGTTTGCTCCGGCTCACCACTCCGCCATGAAAAACGTTGTCGGTGTCCGCAAGGAGCTCGGCATCAGAACCTTCTTCAACATCCTGGGCCCCATGTCCAACCCCGCCAGTGTAAAAAACCTTGTCATCGGTGTGTTTACCCGTGAACTCTGCCGCCCTATGGCCGAGGTTCTGCGTGAGCTGGGCAACAAGCACATCATGGTCGTACACTCTATGGATGGTCTGGACGAAATCAGTATCGCCAGCGAAACTTTTGTAGCTGAGCTGAAAGACGGCGAAATTCATGAATACGTGATCAAGCCAGAGAACTTTGGCATTGAATCCCGGAGCCTGATCGGGTTGAGTGTAGAAGGTTCCGGGGACTCACTGGCGCTAATCAGGGACGCCCTGGGTAAATGGGAAGGCGAATACGCCAACAAAGCGGCAGACATGATCGCGCTGAACGCTGGTGCGGCCATTTATGTTTCCGGTGTCGCCAGCAGTCTGCAGGAAGGGATCGCCATGGCACAGGATGCTATTGCCAGCGGGCTGGGCCTGGAAAAAATGCGTGAGCTGGCCAGCTTCACACAAGTGATTGCGGAGGGGTAA
- the trpC gene encoding indole-3-glycerol phosphate synthase TrpC: protein MSMPTILNTIVERKREEVAERQAALSMQEVITRARHTEETRGFAKSLEARTEAQQAAIIAEIKKASPSKGVIRENFDPSSIARSYEKAGASCLSVLTDKDFFQGAESYLQEARSACALPVLRKDFMIDPWQIYESRMIGADCILLIAACLTDGELQEFSSTALDLGMDVLVEVHGADELERALPLEGTLLGINNRNLHTFEVTLDNTFSLLSEIPEGRKVITESGIHTTEDVDSMFSKGVNSFLVGEAFMRQEDPGEGLKKLFSQYL, encoded by the coding sequence ATGTCTATGCCAACCATCCTCAACACAATTGTTGAGAGAAAACGTGAAGAAGTCGCAGAGCGTCAGGCAGCACTGTCCATGCAGGAAGTTATTACCAGAGCCCGTCACACTGAAGAGACCCGTGGCTTTGCCAAAAGCCTGGAAGCCCGGACAGAAGCCCAGCAGGCAGCCATCATTGCCGAAATCAAAAAAGCGTCTCCCAGCAAAGGGGTGATTCGCGAAAATTTTGATCCGTCCAGCATTGCCCGGAGCTACGAAAAAGCAGGTGCCAGCTGCCTGTCCGTATTGACTGACAAGGACTTTTTCCAGGGTGCCGAAAGCTACCTTCAGGAAGCCCGCTCAGCCTGTGCCCTGCCTGTTTTGCGCAAAGACTTTATGATCGACCCATGGCAGATTTATGAATCCCGCATGATTGGTGCAGACTGTATCCTGCTGATCGCTGCCTGCCTCACAGATGGTGAACTTCAGGAGTTCAGCAGCACTGCCCTGGACCTGGGGATGGATGTTCTGGTAGAGGTCCATGGTGCCGATGAGCTGGAACGTGCTTTACCGCTGGAAGGAACATTACTGGGCATCAATAACCGAAATCTGCATACTTTTGAAGTCACATTGGACAATACGTTCTCTCTGCTCAGTGAGATTCCGGAAGGCAGAAAAGTGATTACAGAAAGCGGCATCCATACAACAGAAGACGTGGATAGTATGTTCTCGAAGGGCGTGAACAGCTTCCTGGTCGGTGAAGCTTTTATGCGTCAGGAAGATCCGGGTGAAGGGTTGAAAAAACTGTTTAGTCAATACCTTTAA
- a CDS encoding superoxide dismutase family protein has protein sequence MFNKVSALSGIVVVTAMLSACTSNESYTVVVNQVSPTGVGAELGTVTVSEASGGGVQFTPNLYDLPPGEHGFRVHENPSCEPGSKNDLMLAALAAGGPLDDLPGLTVDDKGFSTVPVVAKNLKLTDLKGRSLVIHSGTAVIGNNTPEGVDSRIACGVFK, from the coding sequence ATGTTCAATAAAGTCAGTGCGCTATCGGGTATAGTAGTCGTGACAGCAATGCTTTCTGCATGTACCTCCAATGAAAGCTATACGGTCGTGGTGAATCAGGTTTCTCCTACCGGTGTAGGAGCAGAACTGGGAACGGTGACTGTTTCTGAAGCCTCCGGAGGAGGGGTGCAGTTCACACCTAATCTTTATGACCTGCCGCCCGGAGAGCATGGTTTTCGTGTTCATGAAAACCCCAGCTGCGAACCGGGCTCCAAAAATGACCTAATGCTGGCAGCCCTGGCAGCCGGAGGGCCTCTCGATGATTTGCCCGGGCTTACTGTAGACGACAAGGGTTTCTCCACAGTTCCGGTGGTTGCCAAGAATTTGAAACTGACTGATTTGAAAGGACGCTCGCTGGTCATCCACTCCGGCACTGCTGTCATTGGCAATAACACGCCAGAAGGTGTCGATTCAAGGATTGCCTGCGGGGTCTTCAAGTAG
- a CDS encoding OsmC family protein, whose product MKAQVKWVDKERFLGLTDSNNSVVMDADRNVKSAPSPMELILMGLGGCSSVDVIGILKKARQKVVDCHVDIQAERADAVPAVFTKIHLNFVVKGTAVKESHVERAIELSADKYCSVAKMLGKGDVEITHSFEIIEA is encoded by the coding sequence ATGAAAGCACAAGTTAAATGGGTGGATAAGGAACGTTTTCTGGGACTGACTGACAGTAATAACTCTGTTGTCATGGATGCAGATAGAAATGTTAAATCTGCACCGAGCCCGATGGAACTTATTCTGATGGGTCTGGGTGGCTGTTCATCCGTCGATGTGATCGGTATTCTGAAAAAAGCTCGCCAGAAGGTCGTTGACTGCCACGTTGATATTCAGGCTGAACGTGCCGACGCTGTACCTGCTGTCTTCACCAAAATTCACTTGAACTTTGTGGTTAAAGGCACCGCAGTAAAAGAATCCCATGTTGAGCGTGCGATAGAGCTGTCTGCAGACAAGTATTGCTCGGTTGCCAAGATGCTGGGCAAGGGTGATGTAGAAATCACCCACAGCTTTGAGATTATCGAAGCCTGA
- a CDS encoding histidine triad nucleotide-binding protein, with protein MSCLFCKIAEGEVPVDKVYEDDDVLAFRDINPQGPVHVQVIPKKHIATLNDATPADQAVLGKMALVASQIAKDEGFAEDGYRTVMNCNSHGCQSVYHIHLHLIGGRQMSWPPG; from the coding sequence ATGAGCTGTCTTTTCTGCAAGATCGCCGAAGGGGAGGTCCCCGTCGACAAGGTCTATGAAGACGACGATGTTCTTGCGTTCAGGGATATCAATCCCCAGGGGCCCGTTCATGTTCAGGTCATTCCCAAGAAGCATATCGCAACGCTTAACGATGCCACTCCGGCAGATCAGGCGGTTTTGGGGAAAATGGCGCTGGTGGCCAGTCAGATCGCTAAAGATGAAGGTTTTGCCGAAGACGGCTACAGAACGGTGATGAACTGTAATAGTCATGGCTGTCAGTCGGTTTACCACATTCATCTCCACCTGATTGGTGGTCGTCAGATGAGCTGGCCACCGGGCTGA
- the cysZ gene encoding sulfate transporter CysZ — translation MPTPAPGSGPGYFFKGISYLPDPAIRLFVLIPLTVNILVFGFLIYFGLQQMGVLMEQLLNWLPDWLSFLEFLLWPLLFLAMLGVVFFTFTIVGNFIAAPFNGLLAEKVQNLHGKTDLPEYELKDWLTLLPRAIGREVRKLIYYLPKAVVLLILSFIPVVNLVTPVLWFLFNSWMMSIQYCDYAADNRGVSFNDMLERLKQDRNYVWGFGTAVTLFMLIPFINLLIMPAAVVGSTLLWEDRIE, via the coding sequence ATGCCGACGCCTGCACCGGGAAGTGGACCCGGTTATTTTTTCAAGGGCATATCCTATCTTCCCGATCCGGCCATCCGCCTGTTTGTGTTGATTCCCCTGACCGTTAATATTCTGGTGTTTGGATTCCTGATCTATTTCGGTCTTCAGCAAATGGGCGTGCTGATGGAGCAGCTGCTTAACTGGTTGCCTGACTGGCTGTCTTTCCTTGAATTCCTGCTCTGGCCCCTGTTATTCCTGGCCATGCTGGGAGTTGTCTTTTTTACTTTTACCATCGTCGGGAATTTTATTGCGGCACCCTTCAATGGGCTTCTTGCCGAAAAAGTTCAGAACCTTCATGGCAAGACAGACCTGCCGGAATACGAGTTGAAAGACTGGCTGACCCTGTTACCCAGAGCCATAGGCCGGGAGGTCAGAAAACTCATCTACTACCTGCCCAAGGCCGTGGTTTTGTTAATTTTATCCTTTATTCCCGTGGTGAACCTCGTCACCCCTGTGCTCTGGTTTCTGTTCAACAGCTGGATGATGTCGATCCAATACTGTGACTATGCCGCGGACAACAGGGGGGTGTCGTTTAATGATATGCTGGAGCGTCTAAAGCAGGATCGAAATTACGTCTGGGGCTTTGGTACAGCCGTCACACTGTTTATGCTGATTCCTTTTATCAACTTACTGATCATGCCCGCTGCTGTCGTGGGGTCGACACTGCTTTGGGAAGACAGGATTGAGTAG